CACGGCTGGAAACAAGGACAGACACGCAGGGAGAGGCAATCTTGTTCGAGGAACAAAATAGGGATTTGTGGGACCAGGAATTGATCGAAAAAGGCAATTATTATTTGGTGGAAGCATGTACCGGAAATGAAAGATCAAAATACCATTTGGAAGCGGGCATCGCTTATTGGCACACCACTCCGACAGACGAAAATAAATGGCGTCATATTCTGCATTTATACAATCAACTTATATTGATTGAATATTCCCCTGTCACGGCCCTAAACAGGATCTTTGCTTTGTCCAAAGTATACGGAAAAACAAAAGCCGTCCTGGAAGTCGAAAAATTAAAGCTAACGGATATCGGTTACTATCACGAACTCTTGGGATACTTATATTCAGAGGATAACCCTGCAAAAGCAATTCATCATTATCAAAAAGCTATAGGACTAACAAAATCAAAAATTGAACAACACACCTTGAAAAAGGAAATCAATCGGCTTAGCGAAAAGAATCGATAATCCGGGAGCCAGATATAAAGCCTAGTGTTACTTTATTCTCCTTCCAAATACGCAACCAACGCCAGGCTACCAATCAACCACCTCACCCCAAACAGGCTAATCTCCTCCTGCTTCCTCTTTTTCGGGCAGATCCACCTTTAGCCTTTGGCGCTCGTCTCCGGCCACACTCATCACAAAGGCTTTGGTCACATTGTCCACCATATCGCGGACTCTGGCTTCATCAGGGGTAAACTCCTCCATCTCACGGCCCCAGAACTCAGTGTCCGCAGGAGGTTTTTCCTTGGGTTTGGGCTCTGGTTCCGTAAGAAACGGCACCGCTTCAGGTGAAGACACACCGTCCGTTCCCCATAACCCCTCGGACTCTTCCCCTCCCACCAAAACCATATCGTCATCGGTGAACGGCGGAATGGGACTGTTGAAATTTGGCCGGAAAAAGTCCACCCCATAACGCTCAAACAGACGCATGGCGGTCCGGATGGCCAGAGAACGTTTTCTCAGCTTTTTCTTGGCCAAATCAGCCATAATCTGCATCCTAAGCCCCAGAAAACCATAACGCTCTCCGCTTACCAAACGTTGTTGGTGCTTTTCGAAATGCTCTATCCAGTCCACCACCTGTCCCGAAAGCCCCGCTTTCCCAAACCCTTCGCATAGCTGGTGCATTCTTTTCAGGTCTTTCTTGTCCACCGCTTTTCCTTTGGTCATTTCCGTCAATTGACCGTTTACTCTCTGACGCAATTGTTCCAGCTCGCGCCATTGTCCGCCTTTCCAGTCGAAAAAAAACTTATTCGCCTCATGCTCGGTCACGTATCCGGATACACGCTCCAGAAAACGGCCGACACTGGCTAGCATTCTGTCGTCCATCTCCCACACGTTCTCGAATCTGGCGTCATGGCTCCAGCCCGCCCCTTTCGCGAAACGTTCGGTCATCAGAAGGTTATCTTCTCCGAAGTAGTCAGGGTGGCGCCGGATCATTGACTCCACAAACTCCTTCACCCTCCGAAAACCCGCCTCGCTGACAATCCTGATCACTATGGTATCCGGGCGGGAATGCAGATTCTGCAAAGGGGAGATACTGATTTTCGATACGTTGGTTGCGCCTTGTCTGTCAGCCCTGTCAATAAAGGGTATCAGCTCCCGCAAGACATTCAACAGCTTGGAACCGATCACGTTCAACGCTATATCATACTGAAAAGGCAGGGAACGGGGCTCGAGCTTCGGCGCGGCGGCTTCCGACAAACCGTCTTCCTCCGACCGTCCAAAAATATTCATAAAATGTCCCGGCCGGAAATTCTTGTATTGCCGGGCCGTAGCCAGCTCCGAATGCTTAAAAGTGTATTTCTTGGAATCCAGATATTGCATGCTCAACCTGGTATCGGGCGGGCGACGCATCAACAGGTCCATGATTCCTTGGTGAATCTCAAACTGTTTCGTTTCGCCAAACCTCGGCTTGAATCCTTTTATCTTGACAAACAGAGAATACAGGTCCTTTTGCAACACACCATAACCGCCGGTGTACTTAGGGTTGGTACGGTAACGCTGTGTCCATACTTCCTCAAAAACGTCCATCATTTCCCGAAACGAGGCGTTGCTTTCCGTCATCTCCAACACCGTATCCGGCACCCAAAAGTCATCGTAAACACCATGGGCGTAGGCCTGATACCATACGACTTTGTCCTCATCCTCGCCTTTCTCCGTTTTGGTGTCACCATCAAGCGCAAGAGGTTGGTCCGCCGTTAAAAAGATCTTCGGGTTCAACTCAAATCCATCCCCCGACCGGAAATAGCCCGGCGTGCGCCGTCGGGCCCGGGCTTGCAACATCATCGCCTGTATAGGGACCACTCCATCCGTCGGGGCCAGTAACGTTTGTCCCCGAGACTTGCCCTTACGCCCAGCCTTCCGATAGTACATTTATCCTTGGTTTCTCTACGAATCAGCTATAAAACAGGCAAAGTATAAGCCAATCGCGGTTCGCCTACCGCTATTCTAAAAAGAAGAGTTTCACGTTGTCAGAAAGACCTATCCCTTCAAGGGTTTTTCTCTTTGATTCCGACAATAAACCGGTATACTTAATTCAAATACCAATAGGCGTTCCTTTCAGGTTTTAGCCCGAAAAAAATTAATGTTCCCTGTCCCTTCGTGGATTACCTTTTATAGACAACAAATAACCTTCGCCCGGATAAGTGTTCTCCCTTTAGTGGATGTTTTTATTTGAATGATACATGAATAAACATTTATACAACTACACGGTACATATGTAATATTTTTATCCGGGCCATGTTGTGTCTAAGACAAACCTATACCCAAAATTGCGGCAACCATCAACGGATGGTTATTATTTAAGTTTTTTGTTGAAAAATTTGTACGCTATTTCAATGAATCATTTTATTAACAAATGGAAAATTATGATCCTCATTTTTTCCATAACACCGCTTGTCCCCCTTTCGGCGCAAAGCCTGCGCACCGGTGGGACCAACACCTTGGATCCGGCCGAAAAAGACGGCCTGTATATGCTATACGACAGTCTGGGCGGAAAGAACTGGAGAATCGGAAATGACAGGGCCAGTTTCTTCTCGGAACTAAAGTCCCGGACCGAATCCCCCTTTTTCAAAGCCCAAAACGGCACCGCTATCCAACGCGGAACCAAAAACCACATTCGGGAAATTCACTTGGTAAACAACAACCTTTCGGGGAACCTCCCTGACAGCCTGTTTGTCATCAACCCCGACGACTATGGATATAGCCAATCCATTATGTACAAACCGAGGTTTATGGGGGCCACCAATAAACCGCTAAGGCTGAGCCATAACAAAATAACAGGAGTGTCGCCTCTTCTTGGTATTTATGGAACCGAAGGGCCGGAGGGTGTTTTTTTGGATCATAACGAGCTCAAAACCTTTAAGGTAAAACGAAGCACTTACGGCGTGGGGGGCATCGGCAGCAAAGGCATAAACGGTACCTTGGACATCAGTAACAATATGATCAAGAGCCTCACCCCCGCGGATCTGGATTACAACGGAACCGAGTCGATATTGGCCAGAGGGCTTGAACGGCTGAATATCGCGAATAATTTTCTCGACTTCGAAACGCTGATCAAAATCCAAAAACTGGCGGTGGAAACGGTAAACGAAGGAAGAGCTCCGTATGAGGACAAATTCAAAGCGGAAAACGTCACATTATGGCCACAAAGGAAATTGGGAGAAAAACAGCCGGAAATTACCCTTGCCGAAGGCGAGAACCAAGACTTGGCTTTTGCGCTAAAATCCACGAAAAACCGGTACCGGTGGATGCTAAACGGAACGCTATTGCCACTTTCCGAAGGCAAGGCCTATACCGTACTGGATCTCAATCCGGAAAAAGCGGGAATCTACACCTGTTTGGTTACCAATCCGGATTTGCCGGGCGTAACGCTGGAAAGTGTCGATTACCCGGTTTGGCTTAAAAAGGACGGCAACCGGGCTCCGGCCGATTTCGGTATTGATAACGACAAAGCCACACCGTTTGCCGAAACGTCCAACGTAATCGGAACACTTTCGGGCACTGACCCCGACGGTGACCCTTTGCATTTCCGGTTTGTCGATACCGAAAATTACCGGTATAACAACAGTTTCAGAATCGTTAGCGGCAATACGCTTGTGACGGCCGAAAGGATTTTCGAACACGCGTCCATCACCGAGTATACGATAAACATCGAAGCCTACGACCCCTACGGCGGTAAGCTCAGGAAAGAACTGGTAATCAGTCGGATGGATTTACCGAACGGCGTGACATTGATCAAGAATATCGATCTCAGCAACAATACGACGCCGGAAAACGCCACGGACCATGAAATCGGGGAAATAAGCCTGAGAAACGGGAATACGGATTTGATTAACGAATACGATCTGCTATTACCCGACGGCCAACAGGACAACCCGCACTTCAAACTGGAAGGCAATAAACTGAAAACGGCGGAACCACTTAACTACGAAGCCAAAAACGAATATTCGGTATTGGTAAAGGCTGTCCACAAACAGCATCCGGATATATTCGGGCAAGAGTTATTCAGCGTAAGCGTATCCGATAAAAACGACGCCCCGAACGTAATAGCGATAAGCGCCAACACCCTGAAGGAAGACGACCCGGCGGGCACTTTGGTGGGAAGCCTGTTCTCCGTTGACGAGGACCCTACGGACCAAACATTCGTGTTTGAGTTGGTGGATGGTGCGGTCGATAATGCCAACTTCACCATCCAAGGGAATTCCTTGATGAATAAAAAGAAACTCGCCCCTAAGGCCTATACTTTGCGTGTCAGGGTTTTGGATGATGAAAACGCTTCTTTTGAAGACGATATCATGGTGACCGTTCTGGAAACGGATGACAACGGCGGGGTTGACCGGGCACAACCCGTTTTTATGCATTTACAGGATCTGGTAGGTAGAAAAGGAGAGGAAATCGCGCTCACCGGATACTGCTCATCAAACGCCAAGCTCAAATATACGATTGTAACGGGCAGCGAATTCATCAATCTCTCCGACGGAAAAATAGCCTTCGTAAAGCCGGGTATGGCGAGCGTCAAAGCTTATACCGAAGAGACCGAGCACTTTGAAGCGGGTGAATACAGTTTCGAAGTGACGGTATTAGACGCCTTGGTCAAAACCCAAGCCGTGATCAGTCATTTCGATAATATGGCATTGATTCTGGAAAACGGTAAATCGCCCCTAACCGCAACGACAAACTCGGACGCCAAGGTAAAGTTCGAAATCACCGAAGGCCAGAACTTAATAGAACTGAATGCCCCTTACGTGACCCCTTTAGCCTCGGGAAACGCCAAGATAAAAGCCTACGTTCCCGAGAGCGACACGTATACCTCAGCCGAGAAAACCGTTTCCGTCAGAATATTGGCAAACGGCGAGAAAACCGACGCGCCGATTACAAATTTCGATGATTTGTCCAAAACGATGGACGACCCCGATTTCGCCTTAAACGCCTATTCGGATTCGGACGCCAAAATGGAATACGAAATCAAGGAAGGCAATGATGTAATCGGGTTGGACAAAGGACTTGTGTCGATAAAAGGCCCTGGATTGGCCACCGTAAGGGCTTTCACAAAAGCCACCGACTTATTTTACGAAGCGGATAAGTATATCGCCATCAGAGTGGCCCGTACACTGGGCGTAGAGACGGAAACCTCCGCCATTTCCATTTATCCAAATCCGGCAAAAGACCAACTCAGCTTTAGCTTTCCCTCCGCCGAAACCCGCCAGATACGCCTGCGCAACAATGTAGGGCAATGCTACGCCGAATTGTCTTGCGAGAGCCGGGAAGGGTGGATTGACGTAAGCCCGTTGCCTCCGGGAATATATATTCTGACAGTGGATTCCGGTACGGACCGAAAAGCCATTAAGGTACAAATTACAAAATAGAAGAGTGGCTTATACATTCAGCCACAGCCCCTTCAGGGAAGTGATATATATGCCCGACCTTTTTGTGGTCGGGCTTTTTCTTGAGCGTTTACGGAAAACGAATTTAGGCTTGAGGCCAAGCCTTTAGTTTGGAATGGACACCACCAAATGCCTTGCTTTGCGGTTTCGGAAATGAAAAGGGTAAGGCGTAAAACAGGGGCACAAGATTACAATTCGTATATCCGGCCAGTTTGTCCTTCATCCAGCGCCTTCTCGTATAATCCGGCAAATTCCATCGCCGGAACCCCATATTTAGGGTCAATACCCAAAAGCTCCATGGTCTCTTTTGCGAAAGAAGGGCTTATGGCGTTGATCGTCATACCGTCTTCCAACTCTACGGCAGCGCCTTTTACAAAACCTTCCAAGGCCAAATTGATCATAGTCATCGTCAATCCGCCCACTACGGGCTTATGGGCCAAAACACCGGTGGTCAGGATAAAAGAAGCACCGTAATTGGCGTATTTCCTTCCAATCATCACCAGGTTCACCTGCCCCATTAGCTTGCTGTTCAAGCCGTCATGAAAATCCTGTATACTGAGATCGGATAACTTTCCCCACTTACCGTCCCCGCTTGCCGATATCAAAACGTCAAAGCCTCCAATCGCCTCGAAAACGAAATCCAAGGCCATTGTATCTTGCATATCCACTTTATAATCACCCGAAGAGCGGTTAATCTCGACTATCTCATACCGTTCGCCGAGCAATTTGACAATCTCCCGCCCGATAATGCCCGTAGAACCTACCAGAACAAGCTTTTTCATATTCCCGAATATTTTTTGTTTGTACCATCTCCCCCCCTTGTAGCCTCCATCGGCGCTCGATTCACAGGTATTCGACCATAAGAAGGCGCAACTCCTAATACCTTTCCATGACATTCAGCTACAACGCATCGATGATATCCATCAAACGTCGGGCCTCTTCTCTAATTTTGGCTTCCACGGGTTTGGTTAATTTCTTTATCCGGAAGCGGTTATACTCCCCGCATATAGAAAGGTTTTTGGGAAATGAATAGGTAATTCATAAAACAAATAAGTCACCCCGATACTCTCAACACTTTTTCTATTTCGAAATTCAGCCATTCCGCTTTCTCATTACTATTATCGAAATCGATCCAGTGTTTAGGTTTATAAAAAGCGTTTTGCCTCCATGATCCGTCCTTTCTTCTCTTTTTCAAAAGCAGCGCTTTTGCTTCCTCGGCCCTTTTATCAAATACCAAATCATTGTCGTCCAACAACCTCAGTATCTCCAGAATATTGGTCTTGTATGTAAAAGGATATGTCAATTTAATTATATCCTTTGTTATCGGACCGCCAGTATGCTTTCTCATAAATACCCGGTGTTCCAGAATATATTCAAGCCCGCCTTTCAGTTTGCTTTTCAACGGCTCGTCTCCCAAACCCGTTTTCACAAACTCCGTCAATGTTATCATCGACTTGACGACACCAATAAAGCACGGGGTAGACTTCATACAGCCTCCATACTTACGGATTCCCTTACCACTCCAATTATTTGCCAGCCCCCTTTCGGTATTTTGGTAATTCAGTATCCACGACACACCTTGGTTAATCCTTTCCGCATCCTGATAGCCCAACCTTATCAAAACGGTCGAAATCATCGCGTTATAACACGCCAGCAGATCGTCTTCTTTTCCCGTTAAGGAAAAACCCGAACCGCAAAATGTTGTGTCGGCAAGTTTATCCCTCCATTCCTGTACGGATTTATACCCCTGCGAAAAGGGAATTTCGGAAAGCTGGATTAACCTATGCAAAAGGCTTAGACTCGTTTCCTCAAAATCGGTCAACAACCTCTGAAACAATTCGGAACTATCCAGATAAGGCCGGGCCTCCTTAAACGAGGAAACCGAATTATCCAATATTCTGAATTTTAGTCTTAATGCGGAATCCATAATAATTACATAGAGAAGGTGTTTGGGATCTTTATTACGGTATTGAATCGATTATACCCCATTGAAAAATAACTATATACACAAAAGATAGCTTATACGCACACAAGAATAAAGCTTACTCCATTGTAAACCGGTCAATAACGGTGAATTAAGACCTATCCGGGCATTTGAACAAACACTTCCTTCATTAACAGTCAATACATATAGTAAACGATCGGGATACACCGCACTAAAAATAGTACTGACCGAAATGAAAGTATATCCGGATGATCTTGTTAAAACGCGACAAGGGTTGGAACGGCCACTCGAATAACTAAAAAAATGGAAAGGCCGAATGGAAAAGGATATGATATCAGGAAAAAAAATATAGGGACAAGGCAAGCCCAGTCCGCGTCTGTCTCAAAAAATGGTATATCCGCAAAAGGACACGGCCTCTGAGAAGAGACTCCAGCCTATCGACTTGAAAACGGAAACGGGAATGGGCAGGGCAAGCCCGTACATAAATCACCGGCAATGGCAACGCGTATTGAATAATCTTTTCAGAAAGATACCGTATATACATTCCGTCTTCCCGCCCAGTGTTCTCCACCACAAAACCATCCGTTGCCGCAAGGTTCCGACCTTGTGGCTCCACCAACGGTAAGGTTCCCGCCTTGCCCGAAACATAACGCCTATACCGCCAAGCCTCGGCCTTACGGAAGAAACGGTCTTGGTAATAATCATACCAATGGATATGCAAATGCGAAAGATAAGCGTATTTCAGGTTGAGCTTGCGCAAACGGGAATCAAAGGGCACTCCACCGCCAAAAAGCATCCTGTCGCCCACAGCCATCCCTTGCCTAAAGTCACGGGCTCGCTGGGCTTTCCACAGGTCATAGTTTTCCCTTCCACCGTTGCGTTCTATCTCACGACCAACAGTTCCCCGATGAA
This Fulvitalea axinellae DNA region includes the following protein-coding sequences:
- a CDS encoding T9SS type A sorting domain-containing protein, which translates into the protein MILIFSITPLVPLSAQSLRTGGTNTLDPAEKDGLYMLYDSLGGKNWRIGNDRASFFSELKSRTESPFFKAQNGTAIQRGTKNHIREIHLVNNNLSGNLPDSLFVINPDDYGYSQSIMYKPRFMGATNKPLRLSHNKITGVSPLLGIYGTEGPEGVFLDHNELKTFKVKRSTYGVGGIGSKGINGTLDISNNMIKSLTPADLDYNGTESILARGLERLNIANNFLDFETLIKIQKLAVETVNEGRAPYEDKFKAENVTLWPQRKLGEKQPEITLAEGENQDLAFALKSTKNRYRWMLNGTLLPLSEGKAYTVLDLNPEKAGIYTCLVTNPDLPGVTLESVDYPVWLKKDGNRAPADFGIDNDKATPFAETSNVIGTLSGTDPDGDPLHFRFVDTENYRYNNSFRIVSGNTLVTAERIFEHASITEYTINIEAYDPYGGKLRKELVISRMDLPNGVTLIKNIDLSNNTTPENATDHEIGEISLRNGNTDLINEYDLLLPDGQQDNPHFKLEGNKLKTAEPLNYEAKNEYSVLVKAVHKQHPDIFGQELFSVSVSDKNDAPNVIAISANTLKEDDPAGTLVGSLFSVDEDPTDQTFVFELVDGAVDNANFTIQGNSLMNKKKLAPKAYTLRVRVLDDENASFEDDIMVTVLETDDNGGVDRAQPVFMHLQDLVGRKGEEIALTGYCSSNAKLKYTIVTGSEFINLSDGKIAFVKPGMASVKAYTEETEHFEAGEYSFEVTVLDALVKTQAVISHFDNMALILENGKSPLTATTNSDAKVKFEITEGQNLIELNAPYVTPLASGNAKIKAYVPESDTYTSAEKTVSVRILANGEKTDAPITNFDDLSKTMDDPDFALNAYSDSDAKMEYEIKEGNDVIGLDKGLVSIKGPGLATVRAFTKATDLFYEADKYIAIRVARTLGVETETSAISIYPNPAKDQLSFSFPSAETRQIRLRNNVGQCYAELSCESREGWIDVSPLPPGIYILTVDSGTDRKAIKVQITK
- a CDS encoding short chain dehydrogenase — translated: MKKLVLVGSTGIIGREIVKLLGERYEIVEINRSSGDYKVDMQDTMALDFVFEAIGGFDVLISASGDGKWGKLSDLSIQDFHDGLNSKLMGQVNLVMIGRKYANYGASFILTTGVLAHKPVVGGLTMTMINLALEGFVKGAAVELEDGMTINAISPSFAKETMELLGIDPKYGVPAMEFAGLYEKALDEGQTGRIYEL
- a CDS encoding helix-turn-helix domain-containing protein, with the translated sequence MPHLNIAHRAQIYLGIRTGKTDAEIARGIGFHRGTVGREIERNGGRENYDLWKAQRARDFRQGMAVGDRMLFGGGVPFDSRLRKLNLKYAYLSHLHIHWYDYYQDRFFRKAEAWRYRRYVSGKAGTLPLVEPQGRNLAATDGFVVENTGREDGMYIRYLSEKIIQYALPLPVIYVRACPAHSRFRFQVDRLESLLRGRVLLRIYHFLRQTRTGLALSLYFFS